A window of Polyodon spathula isolate WHYD16114869_AA chromosome 22, ASM1765450v1, whole genome shotgun sequence contains these coding sequences:
- the gstt2 gene encoding glutathione S-transferase theta-2, with protein MAARREPVEVYLDLLSQPCRAVHIFLNHNKIPYTLKPVAIRKGDQRSPEFTKRNPMQKVPVIVDNGFVLTESDAILKYLATKYKVQQHWYPSEPERRARVDEYTAWHHTNTRPHAAKVFILEVLIPRMTGQATEAEKVERAVTELNGTLDKLESMFLKSQAFLCGDDISLADLLAICELMQPLAGGRDVLQDRPTLLAWKRRVQSALSDSFDDAHVVLYRLRDKAKL; from the exons ATGGCTGCACGCAGAGAGCCCGTGGAGGTGTATTTAGATTTGCTTTCACAGCCTTGCAGAGCAGTTCACATTTTTCTGAATCATAACAAAATCCCTTACACCTTGAAACCCGTGGCGATACGAAAAG GTGATCAGAGGAGTCCAGAGTTTACCAAACGTAATCCTATGCAAAAAGTTCCAGTAATAGTAGACAACGGGTTTGTTCTAACAGAAAG TGATGccatattaaaatatttggcCACCAAATACAAAGTTCAGCAGCACTGGTACCCCAGTGAGCCTGAGCGACGAGCCCGGGTGGATGAGTACACAGCCTGGCACCACACGAACACGCGCCCACACGCAGCCAAGGTTTTCATCCTGGAG GTTCTGATTCCCCGAATGACAGGCCAGGCCACAGAAGCAGAGAAGGTGGAGAGAGCGGTAACAGAACTAAACGGGACTTTAGACAAATTGGAGTCgatgtttttaaaatcacaagCCTTTCTGTGCGGAGATGATATCAGCCTGGCTGACCTGCTGGCTATATGTGAACTCATGCAG CCTCTTGCTGGAGGCCGCGACGTGCTGCAGGATCGTCCGACGCTTCTTGCCTGGAAAAGGCGAGTGCAGTCGGCTCTGAGCGACTCGTTTGATGACGCTCATGTGGTCCTTTACCGTCTGAGAGACAAAGCCAAACTGTGA